A window from Culex pipiens pallens isolate TS chromosome 3, TS_CPP_V2, whole genome shotgun sequence encodes these proteins:
- the LOC120429143 gene encoding uncharacterized protein LOC120429143 — MASNQQITYSSYRARVERDLASKSIDMIISRAIFANAFAEQMYVFDKIGLCLVLPKSLSRNVVYHLVHPFQLNIWLLILAVLCLDLLLVRFCPNTFPNNLVMILLFGDPTPDHRHPRWKRFYCFACTVLLFILSEAYLIKVIRYMTVTRYTPDMRSVNEVLKSELQFKVPVGTKQQMAAVACCGG; from the coding sequence ATGGCCTCCAACCAACAAATTACGTACTCAAGTTATCGTGCCAGAGTTGAACGCGATCTGGCTAGCAAAAGCATCGATATGATCATCTCTCGAGCGATCTTTGCCAACGCGTTCGCCGAGCAAATGTACGTGTTCGACAAGATCGGACTGTGTTTGGTGCTACCGAAGAGCTTGAGCAGGAACGTGGTGTACCACTTGGTGCATCCCTTTCAGCTCAACATCTGGCTGCTGATCCTAGCCGTGTTGTGCCTCGATCTGCTGCTGGTCCGGTTCTGTCCGAATACATTCCCAAACAATTTGGTGATGATCCTGCTGTTTGGTGATCCAACCCCAGATCACCGACATCCCCGCTGGAAGCGGTTCTACTGCTTCGCTTGTACGGTGCTGCTGTTCATCCTATCGGAAGCCTACCTGATCAAGGTGATCCGCTACATGACCGTAACGAGGTACACTCCCGATATGCGATCGGTAAATGAAGTTCTCAAAAGTGAACTGCAGTTCAAGGTTCCAGTTGGTACCAAGCAGCAGATGGCCGCTGTTGCATGTTGCGGAGGATGA